One Nitrospirota bacterium genomic region harbors:
- a CDS encoding cyclopropane-fatty-acyl-phospholipid synthase family protein produces MLEVKPMQHLTPLVLNLAEQGLFPDVATRWGIRQLLKQRLRDIRSGDARAAARQEMRFIEEMRRAPIAVVPEKANDQHYEVPAEFFRQVLGPHLKYSSAFWPANATTLAQAEAAGLRESCLHAGLMNGQTVLELGCGWGSLTLWMAEHYPDSRITAVSNSRSQRAYIEAQARERGLQNRVRVLTCDMNTFEIDPGQFDRVVSVEMFEHMRNWPDLFARVRRWLRPGGQFFMHVFVHRATSYLFEDRGPADWMSRQFFTGGMMPSAGLPLACQDQLACVARWRWDGTHYEKTANAWLTNMDAARETLWPVIERIYGKAHARAWWGRWRIFFMACAELFGYEEGRQWGVNHYLFEKPAASAS; encoded by the coding sequence ATGTTGGAGGTTAAGCCCATGCAACATCTCACGCCTCTTGTATTAAACCTGGCCGAACAGGGGCTCTTTCCGGACGTGGCAACTCGATGGGGGATTCGGCAATTGCTTAAGCAGCGCCTCCGGGACATCCGGTCAGGTGACGCTCGAGCAGCAGCGCGGCAGGAAATGAGATTTATCGAGGAAATGCGTCGTGCGCCCATCGCAGTGGTACCGGAGAAAGCCAATGATCAGCACTACGAGGTCCCGGCTGAGTTCTTCCGGCAGGTCCTCGGGCCTCACCTGAAATACAGCAGCGCGTTCTGGCCCGCCAACGCGACGACCCTAGCCCAAGCAGAAGCCGCCGGCCTGCGTGAGTCCTGCCTGCATGCGGGCCTGATGAACGGGCAGACGGTTCTTGAGCTCGGATGCGGTTGGGGGTCCCTTACGTTGTGGATGGCGGAGCATTACCCCGACAGCCGTATCACGGCGGTCTCCAATTCCCGCTCGCAGCGGGCTTACATCGAGGCCCAGGCCAGAGAACGTGGCCTGCAGAACCGGGTTCGGGTATTGACCTGCGACATGAATACATTCGAGATCGACCCCGGGCAATTCGATCGGGTGGTGTCGGTAGAAATGTTCGAACACATGCGTAACTGGCCTGACCTATTTGCGCGCGTCCGACGATGGCTGAGACCGGGCGGCCAGTTCTTCATGCACGTGTTCGTGCATCGCGCTACTTCGTACTTGTTCGAAGACCGAGGGCCTGCCGACTGGATGAGTCGTCAATTTTTCACGGGCGGGATGATGCCCAGCGCTGGCCTGCCGCTGGCCTGTCAGGACCAACTCGCCTGTGTGGCCCGCTGGCGGTGGGACGGCACGCACTATGAGAAAACGGCCAACGCCTGGCTGACCAATATGGATGCCGCCCGCGAGACACTCTGGCCCGTGATCGAGCGTATCTACGGCAAGGCCCACGCGCGAGCCTGGTGGGGGCGGTGGCGTATCTTCTTTATGGCCTGTGCCGAGCTGTTCGGCTATGAGGAGGGCCGACAATGGGGGGTCAATCACTATCTCTTCGAAAAACCAGCGGCGAGTGCTTCATGA
- a CDS encoding DUF2878 domain-containing protein, with product MKMSTTMILSNFVLFQIGWFACVWSAAAHKPWIGVLVTTGVVGAHVLRAALPMAELKLVFLALALGLVFDSLLVWEGWLQYSSGIMIQHIAPYWIVALWGLFATLLNVSLRWMRGRWVIAVVFGAAGGPAAYYGGLRLGALEFGNMPAGLLALAIGWAVLTPLLLALSARFDGYAGLLEKKTS from the coding sequence ATGAAGATGAGCACCACGATGATCCTGAGCAACTTCGTACTCTTTCAAATCGGCTGGTTTGCGTGTGTGTGGAGCGCCGCGGCACACAAGCCCTGGATCGGCGTGCTGGTGACGACGGGAGTGGTGGGCGCGCATGTGCTCCGCGCTGCCCTGCCAATGGCGGAGCTCAAGCTGGTATTCCTGGCACTCGCCTTGGGACTCGTCTTCGACAGCCTGTTGGTATGGGAGGGCTGGCTTCAATATTCCTCGGGAATCATGATCCAACACATTGCCCCCTATTGGATCGTGGCGTTGTGGGGGCTCTTCGCAACCCTCTTGAATGTTTCGTTGCGTTGGATGAGGGGGCGCTGGGTCATCGCAGTTGTGTTTGGAGCTGCCGGGGGTCCTGCCGCCTACTATGGTGGCCTCCGCCTAGGCGCGCTGGAATTCGGCAATATGCCCGCGGGTCTGTTAGCTCTGGCCATTGGCTGGGCGGTGCTGACGCCGCTGCTGCTGGCATTGTCGGCTCGTTTTGACGGCTATGCCGGTCTGCTGGAGAAGAAGACATCATGA
- a CDS encoding DUF1295 domain-containing protein has protein sequence MMSLSLYVLGLVSTLGLATLTWVVSVLKRDVSIVDGVWALMLLAAATVYATGAEPYTGRTTLILTLVVLWAVRLSAHIIHRNWGEPEDRRYRDIRQKYEPNFALKSLGLIFWFQAGLASIISMPLWPALTVPVEAGSIDILATTVWTVGMIFEGIGDWQLSRFKADPANHGKVMDRGLWRYTRHPNYFGECLIWWGFFLFALPAGAWWTVAGPLLLTYMLLKFSGVTLMEQTIVERRPAYRAYIARTNAFIPGPPKQGMQASIPGNRRHD, from the coding sequence ATCATGAGTCTATCGCTCTATGTCTTGGGACTAGTTTCAACGCTGGGTCTGGCGACCCTGACATGGGTGGTCAGCGTCCTCAAGCGCGATGTGAGCATCGTGGACGGCGTATGGGCCTTGATGCTCCTCGCCGCCGCGACGGTGTACGCCACCGGCGCGGAGCCCTATACGGGACGGACGACGCTCATCCTGACGCTGGTTGTGCTGTGGGCCGTGCGCCTGTCAGCCCATATCATCCATCGTAACTGGGGTGAGCCAGAGGACCGGCGTTATCGAGACATCCGCCAGAAATACGAACCCAATTTCGCATTGAAGAGTCTTGGCCTCATCTTCTGGTTTCAGGCGGGACTGGCATCGATCATCTCCATGCCCCTCTGGCCGGCTCTTACCGTTCCGGTCGAAGCGGGATCCATCGATATACTGGCGACGACGGTATGGACCGTCGGCATGATTTTCGAAGGTATCGGAGATTGGCAGCTGTCACGGTTCAAAGCCGACCCGGCGAACCACGGCAAGGTGATGGACCGCGGACTCTGGCGCTACACACGGCATCCCAACTACTTCGGCGAGTGCCTGATCTGGTGGGGCTTCTTCCTCTTTGCGCTGCCCGCCGGGGCCTGGTGGACGGTCGCGGGGCCCCTGCTCCTCACATATATGCTCTTGAAATTCTCAGGCGTGACCTTGATGGAGCAGACCATCGTCGAGCGGCGACCGGCGTATCGAGCCTACATCGCAAGGACCAATGCCTTCATTCCCGGTCCGCCGAAACAGGGTATGCAGGCCTCCATTCCAGGAAATAGACGTCATGATTAG
- a CDS encoding DUF6134 family protein: protein MISACSATSGFRIAVAFLGFLTCLGSASQQAWSAASQTYDFKVFLGKDEIGHQRFNISSEGDRTQVQVDAQFTVKFLYITVYTYRHTNVETWKGTCLREIHAETDDNGDSFFVNGIVRNGQLQVQTQAGNWIGEGCIKTFAYWNPEWIKGERLLNSQTGEHQPVSILAVGEETIPVQGVPTRAIHRRIVTDKFAVDLWYTLNGRWVALQSTTKKGDTLRYTLQ from the coding sequence ATGATTAGCGCGTGTTCCGCGACCAGCGGGTTTCGTATCGCGGTGGCCTTTCTCGGATTCCTGACGTGCCTTGGAAGCGCATCCCAACAGGCTTGGAGCGCCGCCTCACAGACCTATGACTTCAAGGTCTTCCTTGGCAAGGATGAAATCGGACACCAGCGCTTTAACATCTCTTCGGAAGGCGACCGGACCCAGGTCCAGGTAGACGCGCAGTTCACGGTCAAATTCCTGTACATCACGGTCTACACCTATCGGCATACCAACGTCGAAACATGGAAGGGGACGTGCCTGCGCGAAATTCACGCGGAGACGGATGATAACGGCGACTCTTTCTTCGTGAACGGAATTGTTCGGAACGGACAGTTGCAGGTGCAGACACAGGCCGGGAACTGGATTGGCGAGGGATGTATCAAGACCTTTGCCTACTGGAACCCTGAGTGGATTAAGGGCGAGCGATTGCTGAATTCGCAGACCGGCGAACATCAGCCAGTATCGATTCTTGCGGTGGGTGAAGAGACGATCCCCGTGCAGGGAGTCCCGACGCGAGCCATCCACCGCCGGATCGTTACGGATAAGTTTGCGGTCGATCTCTGGTACACCTTGAACGGCAGATGGGTCGCGCTGCAATCCACCACGAAAAAGGGCGACACCCTTCGCTATACGCTCCAGTGA
- a CDS encoding lipocalin family protein encodes MKPSFFLPIMLLVLAACGSPPPIHTATTVDLERFMGDWYVIANIPTFIETNAYNAMESYRMDQDGTVATTFSFREGGFERERKTYHPTGYIIDRQSNAVWGMQFIWPIKSDYRIIYVNDAYDQTIIGRIQRDYVWLMARTPQISEADYQRFLQLITKEGYDVSKVRRVPQQWN; translated from the coding sequence ATGAAGCCATCATTCTTCTTGCCCATTATGCTGCTCGTACTCGCAGCCTGCGGCAGCCCACCACCCATTCACACCGCGACAACCGTGGACCTGGAGCGGTTCATGGGGGACTGGTATGTCATCGCCAATATTCCAACCTTTATTGAGACGAATGCCTACAACGCCATGGAGTCCTATCGCATGGACCAGGATGGCACAGTGGCCACTACCTTTAGCTTCCGCGAGGGCGGCTTTGAGAGGGAGCGCAAAACCTATCATCCGACCGGCTATATCATCGACAGGCAATCGAATGCTGTCTGGGGCATGCAATTCATCTGGCCGATCAAGTCCGACTATCGCATTATCTACGTAAACGATGCCTACGACCAGACCATCATTGGCAGGATACAACGCGATTACGTCTGGCTGATGGCACGAACACCGCAGATTTCCGAAGCTGATTACCAGCGGTTCCTGCAGCTCATCACCAAGGAAGGCTACGATGTCTCCAAAGTCCGGAGGGTGCCACAACAGTGGAACTAG
- a CDS encoding FAD-dependent oxidoreductase, with protein MKIAIVGTGISGMVAAYLLHRDHEITVFEAAGYVGGHTNTIDVTLNGQTYAIDTGFIVFNDWTYPNFIALLKKLGVESQASDMSFSVKCERTGLEYNGASLNTLFAQRRNLLQPSFYRMIRDILRFNRESLELLRQPEPGPSLKAYLEANRYSSEFIDHYIVPMGAAIWSADHATMSDFPARYLVQFFKNHGMLSVDHRPTWRVVQGGSRRYAETLVASFRDRIHLKSPVESISRYPDFVEVRTRLAGRNERTLRFDHVMIGTHSNQALAMLADPSPSEQDILGAIRYQENEAVLHTDASLLPRRKLAWAAWNYHLLPTQPDRAVVTYHMNRLQRLSASHEFCVTLNHTRAIDPAKILRRITYHHPIYSPEAVAAQKRHGAISGINRTSYCGAYWGFGFHEDGVKSALAACKPFGKDLSS; from the coding sequence ATGAAAATCGCGATTGTCGGCACAGGCATCTCGGGGATGGTCGCAGCCTATCTACTTCACCGAGATCATGAGATCACCGTCTTCGAGGCCGCCGGGTATGTCGGAGGACACACGAATACGATTGATGTCACATTGAATGGCCAGACCTATGCCATCGACACGGGATTCATCGTCTTCAACGACTGGACCTACCCGAATTTCATTGCGCTGCTGAAGAAGCTCGGCGTCGAATCGCAGGCGAGCGACATGAGTTTCAGTGTCAAGTGCGAGCGGACCGGCCTGGAGTACAACGGCGCGTCACTGAATACACTCTTCGCCCAACGACGAAATCTTCTCCAGCCGTCGTTCTATCGCATGATCCGCGACATCCTCCGCTTCAATCGTGAATCGTTGGAACTCCTCCGCCAGCCGGAGCCCGGCCCGTCGCTCAAGGCGTATCTTGAGGCGAACCGCTACTCAAGCGAGTTCATCGACCACTATATTGTGCCCATGGGAGCGGCAATCTGGTCCGCCGACCATGCCACAATGTCGGACTTTCCTGCCCGCTACCTGGTGCAGTTCTTCAAAAACCACGGCATGTTATCCGTCGATCACCGTCCGACATGGCGCGTGGTCCAGGGGGGATCGCGGCGTTACGCTGAAACATTGGTTGCGTCGTTTCGGGATCGCATCCATCTGAAGTCGCCGGTCGAATCGATCAGCCGCTATCCGGACTTCGTGGAGGTCCGTACCCGTCTCGCCGGTCGAAACGAGCGGACGCTCCGGTTCGACCATGTGATGATAGGCACGCACAGCAATCAGGCGCTCGCGATGCTGGCCGACCCTTCACCGAGTGAACAAGACATCCTGGGCGCTATCCGCTACCAAGAGAATGAAGCAGTGCTGCATACCGATGCGTCGCTCCTGCCTCGCAGGAAACTGGCCTGGGCTGCCTGGAACTATCATCTCCTGCCCACTCAACCGGATCGTGCGGTGGTGACCTATCACATGAATCGGCTCCAGCGTCTGTCGGCCTCTCACGAATTCTGCGTAACCTTGAACCATACGCGGGCCATCGATCCGGCCAAGATCCTGCGCCGTATCACCTATCACCATCCGATCTATTCGCCGGAAGCGGTTGCGGCGCAGAAGCGGCATGGCGCGATCAGCGGGATCAATAGAACATCCTACTGCGGCGCGTACTGGGGCTTTGGATTCCACGAGGATGGGGTGAAGAGCGCGTTGGCAGCCTGCAAGCCATTCGGCAAGGATCTGTCGTCATGA